One segment of Streptomyces sp. NBC_01463 DNA contains the following:
- a CDS encoding ABC transporter permease, whose protein sequence is MYELLKGLGAWLVSSEQWTGPDGIGHRLAEHLQYSLLATLVAAAIALPVGLLIGHTGRGAFLAINLSSFGRALPTVGLVVLVFLASGLSMWPVYIALVALAVPSIVTNTYAGMTAVDPDVRDAARGQGMRRHQVLFQVELPLALPLIMTGLRLALIQVVATATIAAYVSFGGLGRYVFDGLAQRDLVQVLGGAVLVAVVAVVLDLALSVLQRTLFRHRPAKSA, encoded by the coding sequence ATGTACGAACTCCTCAAGGGCCTCGGCGCCTGGCTGGTCAGCAGTGAACAGTGGACGGGCCCCGACGGCATCGGGCACCGCCTCGCCGAACACCTCCAGTACTCCCTGCTCGCCACCCTCGTCGCCGCCGCCATCGCACTGCCCGTCGGGCTGCTCATCGGACACACCGGGCGCGGCGCCTTCCTCGCCATCAACCTGTCCAGTTTCGGACGCGCGCTGCCCACGGTCGGGCTCGTCGTGCTGGTCTTCCTCGCCAGCGGCCTCTCCATGTGGCCGGTCTACATCGCCCTCGTGGCGCTCGCCGTGCCGTCCATCGTCACCAACACGTACGCCGGGATGACCGCGGTCGACCCCGACGTACGGGACGCGGCGCGCGGCCAGGGCATGCGAAGGCACCAGGTCCTCTTCCAGGTCGAGCTCCCCCTCGCGCTCCCCCTGATCATGACCGGGCTCAGGCTCGCGCTCATCCAGGTCGTCGCGACGGCCACCATCGCCGCGTACGTCTCCTTCGGCGGGCTCGGCCGGTACGTCTTCGACGGGCTCGCCCAGCGCGACCTCGTGCAGGTGCTCGGCGGCGCCGTGCTCGTGGCGGTCGTCGCCGTCGTACTCGATCTCGCGCTCTCCGTACTCCAGCGCACCCTCTTCCGCCACCGCCCCGCCAAGTCGGCCTAG
- a CDS encoding ABC transporter permease, giving the protein MTVDWSWISDHSGDLTTLTLSHLQAALTAVLLGLVISLPLAVIAHRVPGLRGLLLGLSNVLFTIPSIAVFVLLLPVSGLTRTTTVIGLTIYTLVVLLRNTVEGLDSVPAKTREAAKAMGTRPLRTLLTVELPLALPVIMAGVRIATVMAISLVSVATYIGDGGLGQLFTDGFQRNFPTPVIVGVVLTLLLALVADALLVALQYVLTPWTRRQKQRA; this is encoded by the coding sequence ATGACCGTCGACTGGTCGTGGATATCCGACCACTCCGGCGATCTCACCACCCTGACGCTCTCCCACCTCCAGGCCGCCCTCACCGCCGTACTCCTCGGCCTGGTCATCTCGCTCCCCCTGGCCGTGATCGCACACCGCGTACCCGGACTGCGCGGGCTTCTGCTCGGCCTGTCGAACGTGCTGTTCACCATCCCGTCCATCGCCGTCTTCGTGCTCCTCCTGCCGGTCAGCGGGCTCACCCGCACCACCACCGTCATCGGCCTGACGATCTACACCCTCGTCGTGCTCCTGCGGAACACCGTCGAGGGTCTGGACTCCGTCCCCGCCAAGACCAGGGAAGCGGCGAAGGCCATGGGCACCAGGCCGCTGCGCACCCTGCTCACCGTCGAGCTGCCCCTCGCCCTTCCGGTGATCATGGCGGGCGTGCGGATCGCGACGGTGATGGCCATCTCGCTCGTCTCCGTGGCGACGTACATCGGCGACGGCGGCCTGGGACAGCTCTTCACGGACGGGTTCCAGCGCAACTTCCCCACCCCCGTCATCGTCGGCGTCGTCCTGACCCTGCTTCTCGCGCTCGTCGCGGACGCGCTGCTCGTCGCCCTCCAGTACGTCCTCACTCCCTGGACCCGCCGGCAGAAGCAGAGGGCCTGA
- a CDS encoding ABC transporter ATP-binding protein, protein MIQFDQVHKRFPNGTTAVHDLTLEMPEGGVTVLVGSSGCGKTTTLRMINRMVDPSSGTIRVNGKDVLEQDAAELRRSIGYVIQQSGLFPHRTVLDNIATVPLLLGWGRKKARARASELLETVGLSADAGKRYPHQLSGGQQQRVGVARALAADPPVLLMDEPFGAVDPVVRTQLQDELRRLQRELNKTIVFVTHDIDEAVRLGDRIAVFRTGGHLVQCATPAELLARPSDAFVADFLGAERGLKLLSLTTLAEVPQGPAPEGTRWQLALDTARKPLAWRDTETDTESPVRPLRDTDSLLSALNESVSVPSGLVARIDADGVLTGVTSREDIHEHAGHVHSEASRMAA, encoded by the coding sequence ATGATCCAATTCGACCAGGTCCACAAGCGCTTCCCGAACGGCACAACGGCGGTGCACGACCTCACCCTTGAGATGCCGGAGGGTGGCGTGACCGTCCTCGTCGGATCTTCCGGTTGCGGAAAGACGACGACGCTCCGGATGATCAACCGGATGGTCGATCCGAGCTCCGGGACGATCAGGGTCAACGGCAAGGACGTCCTGGAGCAGGACGCCGCCGAGCTGCGCCGCTCCATCGGCTACGTCATCCAGCAGTCCGGGCTCTTCCCGCACCGCACGGTCCTGGACAACATCGCGACCGTGCCGCTCCTGCTCGGCTGGGGACGCAAGAAGGCGCGGGCACGCGCGTCGGAGCTCCTGGAGACGGTCGGCCTCTCCGCCGACGCCGGGAAGCGCTACCCGCATCAGCTCTCCGGCGGCCAGCAGCAGCGCGTCGGCGTGGCCCGCGCGCTCGCCGCGGACCCGCCGGTACTTCTGATGGACGAGCCGTTCGGTGCCGTCGACCCCGTGGTCCGCACCCAGCTCCAGGACGAACTTCGGCGCCTCCAGCGGGAGTTGAACAAGACCATCGTCTTCGTCACGCACGACATAGACGAGGCCGTACGGCTCGGCGACCGCATAGCCGTCTTCCGTACCGGCGGCCACCTCGTCCAGTGCGCCACCCCCGCGGAACTCCTGGCCCGCCCCTCGGACGCCTTCGTCGCGGACTTCCTGGGCGCGGAACGCGGACTGAAGCTGCTGTCCCTGACGACGCTCGCGGAGGTCCCCCAGGGGCCCGCACCCGAGGGCACCCGCTGGCAGCTGGCCCTCGACACCGCCCGCAAGCCACTGGCCTGGCGCGACACCGAGACGGACACGGAGTCCCCGGTCCGCCCGCTGCGGGACACGGACTCGCTCCTCTCGGCCCTCAACGAGTCGGTCTCCGTGCCGAGCGGCCTGGTCGCACGGATCGACGCGGACGGCGTCCTCACCGGCGTGACGTCCCGCGAGGACATCCACGAACACGCGGGGCACGTGCACAGCGAGGCGAGCAGGATGGCCGCATGA
- a CDS encoding aromatic amino acid lyase, which translates to MSSHIVDGVAGDSGAIVVLDGRGLMVADVVRLAESAARPVPAADGMKRVETSWNAARQIASWGRVYGRSTGVGANRNESVPTEAAADHGLRLLRSHAGAIGRELPARQVRAMLAVRANQLLAGGAGLRPTVVTALCEALETGACPQVNEFGSVGTGDIAALAQMGLALAGEHPWRGAGAAPDPQPLDNNDALALISSNALTLGQSALAVHELRGLIAATQVVAALSLMAIDGSYEAYALPVHEGRRHAGSYAVAERMRQLLGAPDRPRPPLGRIQDPYGLRCVPQIHGPAHDAADALEDVLAVEINAAAENPLISPDDMSAYHHGGFYIAQLALALDHFRLAVTQVARLSTSRLSSLNEPGFTRLRPFLADGEPASSGVMILEYAAGAALGDLRAFCAPASLGHAVLSRGVEEQASFASLAARQTLRACEAFRLVIGCELVAAVRTLRQRDMRLDPELPVGRAFGLADSVLDAELADRPLTDDVTVAAGLLDRFTDLWLDLGSGSGAAFDGAGVVRRTR; encoded by the coding sequence ATGTCGTCTCATATCGTGGACGGGGTCGCCGGCGACAGCGGCGCGATCGTCGTCCTGGACGGCCGCGGACTGATGGTCGCAGATGTCGTACGTCTGGCCGAATCCGCCGCAAGGCCCGTCCCGGCAGCCGATGGCATGAAGCGTGTGGAGACCTCGTGGAACGCCGCTCGGCAGATCGCCTCGTGGGGTCGCGTCTACGGCCGCTCCACCGGCGTGGGTGCCAACCGGAACGAGTCCGTGCCGACGGAGGCGGCCGCCGACCACGGCCTGCGACTGCTGCGCAGCCATGCCGGAGCGATCGGCCGGGAGCTGCCCGCACGGCAGGTCCGCGCCATGCTCGCGGTCCGCGCCAACCAGCTGCTCGCGGGCGGCGCCGGCCTGCGCCCCACCGTCGTCACGGCGCTCTGCGAGGCACTGGAGACCGGCGCCTGCCCGCAGGTCAACGAATTCGGCTCGGTCGGCACCGGCGACATCGCCGCGCTCGCGCAGATGGGGCTCGCGCTGGCGGGCGAACACCCCTGGCGGGGAGCGGGGGCGGCGCCAGATCCGCAGCCCCTCGACAACAACGACGCCCTCGCCCTGATCAGCAGCAATGCCCTCACCCTCGGCCAGTCCGCCCTGGCCGTGCACGAGCTGCGTGGGCTCATCGCGGCCACGCAGGTGGTCGCGGCACTGTCCCTGATGGCGATCGACGGTTCGTACGAGGCGTACGCGCTGCCCGTGCACGAGGGGCGGCGGCACGCCGGTTCGTACGCGGTCGCGGAACGGATGCGGCAGCTGCTCGGCGCACCCGACCGCCCCAGGCCACCGCTCGGCCGGATCCAGGACCCGTACGGGCTCCGCTGCGTGCCGCAGATCCATGGCCCCGCGCACGACGCGGCGGACGCGCTGGAGGACGTCCTCGCGGTCGAGATCAACGCGGCGGCCGAGAACCCGCTGATCTCGCCGGACGACATGTCGGCCTACCACCACGGCGGCTTCTACATCGCTCAACTCGCCCTTGCCCTGGACCACTTCAGGCTGGCGGTGACGCAGGTGGCACGCCTGTCGACCTCGCGGCTCTCGTCGCTGAACGAACCGGGCTTCACCCGTCTGCGGCCGTTCCTCGCGGACGGCGAACCGGCTTCCTCGGGCGTGATGATCCTCGAGTACGCGGCGGGGGCGGCGCTCGGGGACCTGCGGGCCTTCTGTGCGCCCGCGTCGCTCGGCCACGCGGTGCTCTCGCGAGGCGTCGAGGAGCAGGCCAGCTTCGCCTCGCTGGCGGCGCGCCAGACGCTGCGGGCGTGCGAGGCGTTCCGGCTCGTCATCGGCTGTGAACTCGTCGCGGCCGTACGGACGTTGCGTCAGCGCGACATGCGGCTCGACCCGGAACTGCCGGTCGGCCGCGCCTTCGGGCTGGCGGACTCGGTGCTCGATGCGGAGCTGGCCGACCGGCCGTTGACGGACGATGTGACGGTGGCTGCCGGGCTGCTCGACCGGTTCACCGACCTGTGGCTGGACCTCGGGTCGGGGAGCGGGGCGGCCTTCGACGGCGCGGGTGTGGTCAGGAGGACGCGCTGA
- a CDS encoding ROK family transcriptional regulator: MRAMNDRATLDLLAAHGTLTRARIGELTGLSKATISQMLERLQSAGLARAVGAKTGGPGPNALLYEVDPSAGHVAALSAGPTGITAIVADIAGREAGRCHIAASAVAEDVRHRTAQLVSEAVDGALGRAGLGHDDISAAVIGTPGAIDPRTGQLRYAPHLPGWHSRTLRGELAEVLGTPVDIENDVNLAALAEQYDGAAQGRDNYVLAWIDEGVGAAIVLGGTLLRGATGGAGEIGYMPLPGAPLAREQAVQTGRDAGGGFQSLVAAAAVRRLAGGAASLEDALADDSVREELARRLASGLASVVAVVDPDLVVLSGRVAQAGGEPLRALVEQEMTGLALPRPELRISDLDGDPILIGALRRALTRARHTVFDTSA; this comes from the coding sequence ATGCGTGCGATGAACGACCGCGCGACCCTGGACCTCCTCGCGGCGCACGGGACCCTGACCCGGGCGCGCATCGGTGAGCTCACCGGGCTCTCCAAGGCGACGATCTCGCAGATGCTGGAGCGCCTGCAGAGCGCCGGGCTCGCCAGGGCGGTCGGGGCGAAGACCGGTGGCCCCGGTCCGAACGCACTGCTCTACGAGGTCGACCCCTCCGCCGGGCATGTCGCGGCCCTGTCCGCGGGCCCCACCGGCATCACCGCGATCGTCGCCGACATCGCCGGACGTGAGGCCGGCCGCTGTCACATCGCGGCCAGTGCCGTCGCCGAGGACGTGCGCCACCGCACCGCCCAGCTCGTCAGCGAGGCCGTCGACGGGGCGCTCGGCCGGGCCGGGCTCGGGCACGACGACATCTCCGCCGCCGTCATCGGTACGCCGGGAGCCATCGACCCCCGCACCGGACAGCTCCGCTACGCCCCCCACCTGCCCGGCTGGCACTCCCGCACCCTGCGCGGCGAACTCGCCGAGGTGCTGGGCACCCCGGTGGACATCGAGAACGACGTCAACCTCGCCGCGCTCGCCGAGCAGTACGACGGGGCCGCACAGGGCCGGGACAACTACGTGCTGGCCTGGATCGACGAGGGCGTCGGCGCCGCCATCGTGCTCGGAGGAACACTGCTGCGCGGCGCGACCGGGGGAGCGGGCGAGATCGGCTACATGCCCCTGCCCGGCGCACCCCTCGCGCGTGAGCAGGCGGTACAGACCGGCCGGGACGCCGGGGGCGGCTTCCAGAGCCTCGTCGCCGCGGCCGCCGTACGACGGCTCGCCGGCGGCGCCGCCTCGCTGGAGGACGCGCTCGCCGACGACTCCGTACGCGAGGAGCTGGCCCGCCGGCTGGCCTCCGGCCTGGCTTCGGTCGTCGCCGTGGTCGACCCCGACCTCGTCGTGCTGTCGGGCAGAGTCGCCCAGGCCGGCGGCGAACCACTCCGTGCCCTCGTGGAGCAGGAGATGACCGGCCTCGCACTTCCCCGGCCCGAGCTCCGCATCAGCGACCTGGACGGCGACCCCATCCTCATCGGAGCCCTGCGCCGCGCCCTCACCCGGGCCCGCCACACCGTCTTCGACACCTCCGCCTGA
- a CDS encoding extracellular solute-binding protein has protein sequence MQRWRIRTCASAAIATAGLLLSGCANPGVGSAEDDATAPVTLKFWHGWSAPGEVKAINDSIARFEKLHPNIHVQATGNVTDATINQALRAGGDSSPDVVTSFTTNNVGQYCDSGMWADLDPFLRKTGVDKTKVFPKSLLQYTSFEGKQCALPLLADAFGMYYNKDEFKEAGIARPPRTMSEFVRDAKKLTVRSGKGSYKQVGFMPNFRLYQNSPDRLFGQWGPTYFDKQGNSVLADQKATTDFYRVTHQLADAQGGYGALEKFRTSFGDEMSAQNAFLTGKLAMHLDGEWRGLMLNEAKAGFDWGVAPLPVPDDQADTYGRGYLTGTVTGIGHSSKHQNAAWELVSFLTTDTRQVVDFANAIHNVPSTYAALKSPDLDADPTFKTFIDIAQNKYSQAMPQSTNGGMYITSLQDFSYSAEAGRIPDLHKGLRELDEQIDADTLQSKS, from the coding sequence ATGCAGCGATGGCGCATACGCACGTGCGCGTCCGCGGCGATCGCCACGGCCGGACTGCTCCTGTCCGGCTGCGCCAACCCCGGCGTCGGCAGCGCCGAGGACGACGCGACCGCCCCCGTCACCCTGAAGTTCTGGCACGGCTGGTCGGCGCCCGGTGAAGTGAAGGCGATCAACGACTCGATCGCCCGCTTCGAGAAGCTCCACCCGAACATCCACGTCCAGGCGACCGGCAACGTCACCGACGCCACGATCAACCAGGCCCTGCGCGCCGGTGGCGACAGCTCGCCCGACGTGGTCACCTCGTTCACCACCAACAACGTCGGCCAGTACTGCGACTCCGGGATGTGGGCGGACCTCGACCCGTTCCTGCGCAAGACCGGCGTCGACAAGACGAAGGTCTTCCCCAAGAGCCTTCTGCAGTACACGAGTTTCGAGGGCAAGCAGTGCGCTCTGCCGCTGCTCGCGGACGCCTTCGGCATGTACTACAACAAGGACGAGTTCAAGGAGGCGGGCATCGCGCGTCCGCCGCGGACGATGTCGGAGTTCGTGCGCGACGCGAAGAAGCTGACCGTGCGCTCCGGCAAGGGGTCGTACAAACAGGTCGGCTTCATGCCCAACTTCCGCCTCTACCAGAACAGTCCGGACCGGCTGTTCGGCCAGTGGGGCCCCACGTACTTCGACAAGCAGGGCAACTCGGTCCTCGCGGACCAGAAGGCCACCACGGACTTCTACCGCGTGACACACCAACTCGCCGACGCACAGGGCGGGTACGGGGCGCTGGAGAAGTTCCGTACCTCGTTCGGTGACGAGATGTCCGCGCAGAACGCCTTCCTCACCGGGAAACTCGCCATGCACCTCGACGGCGAGTGGCGCGGCCTGATGCTGAACGAGGCCAAGGCCGGCTTCGACTGGGGCGTCGCCCCGCTCCCGGTGCCCGACGACCAGGCGGACACCTACGGGCGCGGTTACCTGACCGGCACGGTCACCGGCATCGGCCACAGCAGCAAGCACCAGAACGCGGCCTGGGAGCTGGTCAGTTTCCTGACGACGGACACCCGCCAGGTGGTCGACTTCGCCAACGCGATCCACAACGTGCCCTCGACGTACGCGGCGCTGAAGTCGCCCGACCTGGACGCCGATCCGACGTTCAAGACGTTCATCGACATCGCGCAGAACAAGTACAGCCAAGCCATGCCGCAGTCCACCAACGGCGGCATGTACATCACGTCGCTGCAGGACTTCTCCTACTCCGCCGAGGCGGGGCGGATCCCCGACCTGCACAAGGGGCTGCGCGAGCTCGACGAACAGATCGACGCAGACACCCTCCAGTCGAAGAGCTGA
- a CDS encoding sugar ABC transporter permease, which translates to MALTLSTPARRRLRTLGFLSPWLIGFSVFFAYPLIATVYFSFMHYNQIQAPTFVGLRNWTYVFEQMPLFGPALWNTLWLVVIMVALRVVFGLTLGLLITKIKTGPGLFRTAFYLPYLAPPVAATVAFVFLLNPATGPVNGILSAVGIDGPNWFNDPSWAKPSLVMLSLWGIGDLMVIFMAALLDVPKEQYEAAELDGAGSWARFRYVTWPAITPIVMFAVVTGVVQTMQYYTQALVAGKLASGVSIGPGSVIQPGYPDHSTLTVPQLVYSMGFQNFNTGAACVLSLVLFAIAMAVTMLLMRKRSGLLSAED; encoded by the coding sequence ATGGCCCTCACCCTTTCCACGCCGGCGCGGCGCAGACTGCGCACGCTCGGCTTCCTCTCCCCGTGGCTGATCGGGTTCAGCGTCTTCTTCGCCTATCCGCTGATCGCCACCGTCTACTTCTCCTTCATGCACTACAACCAGATCCAGGCGCCGACCTTCGTCGGCCTCCGGAACTGGACCTACGTCTTCGAGCAGATGCCCCTGTTCGGACCCGCCCTGTGGAACACCCTCTGGCTGGTCGTGATCATGGTGGCGCTGCGGGTGGTCTTCGGACTGACGCTCGGCCTGCTGATCACGAAGATCAAGACCGGCCCCGGCCTCTTCCGCACCGCCTTCTACCTCCCGTACCTGGCGCCCCCGGTCGCCGCGACCGTCGCCTTCGTCTTTCTCCTCAACCCGGCGACCGGCCCGGTCAACGGCATACTCTCCGCCGTCGGGATCGACGGCCCCAACTGGTTCAACGACCCCAGCTGGGCCAAGCCGTCCCTGGTCATGCTCTCCCTGTGGGGGATCGGCGACCTGATGGTGATCTTCATGGCCGCCCTGCTGGACGTGCCGAAGGAGCAGTACGAGGCCGCGGAGCTGGACGGCGCGGGCTCATGGGCGAGGTTCCGCTACGTCACCTGGCCGGCCATCACCCCGATCGTGATGTTCGCGGTCGTCACGGGCGTCGTCCAGACGATGCAGTACTACACACAGGCCCTGGTGGCCGGGAAGCTCGCCTCCGGGGTCTCGATCGGCCCGGGCTCGGTCATCCAGCCCGGCTACCCGGACCACTCGACTCTCACTGTTCCCCAGCTCGTCTACTCGATGGGCTTCCAGAACTTCAACACCGGCGCGGCGTGCGTTCTGTCGCTCGTGCTGTTCGCCATCGCGATGGCCGTGACCATGCTGCTCATGCGTAAGCGCTCGGGCCTGCTCTCGGCGGAGGACTGA
- a CDS encoding carbohydrate ABC transporter permease, producing MTTTTIEAPAATRPPSTSRAQGPEAARARRKRVLNWIAVHSVALAVALLFVLPFVFVFLTSVMSDAQAMSGDLWPSSWHWENYTAVFRTEGFLTWWKNSLMYAGLGTLFTVCSAVPVAYALAKFRFRGRRGLMILVISTMMLPPQVIVIPMYLVWAQQFHLSGTLWPLIIPMAFGDAYSIFLLRQFLLTIPKEYIESARVDGCGELRTLLKIIVPMAKPGIAAIALFQFFYCWNDYFGPQIYAAQNPGAWTLSYGLESFKSAHSVNWNLTMAATLLVMVPVVIVFFFAQKAFVEGVTLTGVKG from the coding sequence GTGACCACTACGACCATCGAAGCCCCGGCGGCCACCAGGCCCCCGTCCACCTCGCGCGCGCAGGGCCCCGAAGCCGCCCGCGCTCGCCGCAAGCGCGTGCTGAACTGGATCGCCGTGCACAGCGTGGCCCTGGCCGTCGCGCTGCTGTTCGTCCTGCCGTTCGTCTTCGTGTTCCTGACGTCCGTGATGAGCGACGCGCAGGCCATGAGCGGGGACCTCTGGCCCAGCTCCTGGCACTGGGAGAACTACACGGCCGTCTTCCGTACGGAGGGCTTCCTCACCTGGTGGAAGAACTCCCTGATGTACGCCGGGCTCGGCACGCTCTTCACCGTCTGCTCGGCCGTCCCGGTCGCCTACGCGCTCGCCAAGTTCCGCTTCCGCGGCCGGCGGGGCCTGATGATCCTCGTCATCTCCACGATGATGCTCCCGCCCCAGGTCATCGTGATCCCCATGTACCTGGTGTGGGCCCAGCAGTTCCACCTCTCGGGCACGCTGTGGCCGCTGATCATCCCGATGGCGTTCGGCGACGCGTACTCGATCTTCCTGCTGCGGCAGTTCCTGCTGACCATCCCCAAGGAGTACATCGAGTCGGCCCGCGTCGACGGCTGCGGGGAACTCCGCACGCTGCTGAAGATCATCGTCCCGATGGCCAAGCCGGGGATCGCCGCCATCGCACTGTTCCAGTTCTTCTACTGCTGGAACGACTACTTCGGGCCGCAGATCTACGCGGCCCAGAACCCGGGTGCCTGGACGCTCAGTTACGGACTGGAGTCCTTCAAGAGCGCCCACAGCGTCAACTGGAACCTGACCATGGCCGCGACGCTGCTCGTCATGGTGCCGGTCGTCATCGTTTTCTTCTTCGCACAGAAGGCCTTCGTCGAAGGCGTCACACTCACCGGAGTAAAGGGCTGA
- a CDS encoding 6-phospho-beta-glucosidase: protein MKLAVVGGGSTYTPELIDGFARLRDTLPIEELVLVDPAADRLDLVGGLARRIFAKQGHPGRIVTTSDVDAGVADADAVLLQLRVGGQAARNQDETWPLECGCIGQETTGAGGLAKALRTVPVVLDIAERVRRANPDAWIIDFTNPVGIVTRALLQAGHKAVGLCNVAIGFQRKFARLLDVTPGEIHLDHVGLNHLTWELGVRLGGPEGENVLPRLIAEHGDALAADLRMPRAIVDRLGVVPSYYLRYFYAHDEVVRELGTKPSRAAEVAAMEKELLAMYGDPALDEKPALLAKRGGAFYSEAAVDLASGLLGSGGSPLQVVNTANNGTLPFLPDDAVIEVQAAIDAKGATPLAVPDLDPLYAGLIANVTAYEDLALEAALRGGRDRVFKALLAHPLIGQFEYAEALTDKLIAHNREHLAWA, encoded by the coding sequence ATGAAGCTCGCAGTAGTGGGTGGCGGGTCCACCTACACACCTGAACTGATCGACGGATTCGCGCGGCTGCGGGACACCCTGCCGATCGAGGAGCTGGTGCTCGTCGATCCGGCGGCCGACCGGCTGGACCTGGTCGGAGGGCTCGCGCGGCGGATCTTCGCCAAGCAGGGCCACCCCGGCCGGATCGTCACCACCTCGGACGTCGACGCGGGCGTCGCGGACGCCGACGCGGTCCTGCTCCAGCTGCGCGTGGGCGGCCAGGCCGCCCGCAACCAGGACGAGACGTGGCCGCTGGAGTGCGGCTGCATCGGCCAGGAGACCACCGGCGCCGGCGGCCTCGCCAAGGCCCTGCGCACCGTCCCCGTCGTCCTGGACATCGCCGAACGTGTCCGCCGCGCCAACCCGGACGCGTGGATCATCGACTTCACCAACCCGGTCGGCATCGTCACCCGCGCCCTGCTCCAGGCCGGTCACAAGGCCGTCGGCCTGTGCAACGTGGCGATCGGTTTCCAGCGCAAGTTCGCCCGGCTGCTGGACGTCACGCCGGGTGAGATCCACCTCGACCACGTCGGCCTCAACCACCTGACATGGGAGCTCGGGGTGCGTCTGGGCGGCCCCGAGGGCGAGAACGTCCTGCCCCGCCTGATCGCCGAACACGGCGACGCCCTCGCCGCCGATCTGCGCATGCCGCGGGCGATCGTGGACCGGCTCGGGGTCGTCCCTTCGTACTACCTGCGCTACTTCTACGCGCACGACGAGGTCGTGCGGGAGCTCGGGACCAAGCCCTCCCGGGCCGCCGAGGTCGCCGCGATGGAGAAGGAACTCCTCGCGATGTACGGCGACCCGGCACTGGACGAGAAACCCGCACTGCTCGCCAAGCGCGGCGGCGCCTTCTACTCCGAGGCGGCCGTCGACCTCGCATCGGGCCTGCTCGGCTCGGGCGGTTCGCCCCTCCAGGTCGTCAACACGGCGAACAACGGCACCCTGCCGTTCCTCCCCGACGACGCGGTCATCGAGGTGCAGGCCGCCATCGACGCGAAGGGGGCCACGCCGCTGGCCGTGCCGGACCTGGACCCGCTGTACGCCGGTCTGATCGCGAACGTGACGGCGTACGAGGACCTGGCGCTGGAGGCCGCGCTGCGCGGCGGCCGCGACCGGGTGTTCAAGGCGCTGCTCGCACACCCCCTGATCGGCCAGTTCGAGTACGCCGAGGCGCTCACCGACAAGCTGATCGCGCACAACCGGGAGCACCTCGCGTGGGCCTGA
- a CDS encoding ATPase: MGLTAALLAVDAGNSKTDVAVVAVDGTVLGAARGGGFQPPRVGVEPAVDVLADAAGKALAAAGVTDVGHVSACLANADLPVEEKQLEEAIRRRGWARSVDVRNDTFAVLRAGLTEDAEPRGVAVVCGAGINCAGMLPDGRTARFPAIGRLSGDWGGGGGLAEEALWFAARAEDGRGEPTALMRTLPAHFGLPSMYALIEALHLAHLAPHRRHELTPVLFATAADGDRVARAVVDRMADEVVAMSTVALARLGLLKEKVPVLLGGSVLAARHAQLDDRIRALLAQRAPLAEVRVVTERPVLGSALLGLDAVGADPAAHARTRAHYGTAAPR; encoded by the coding sequence GTGGGCCTGACCGCCGCACTCCTCGCAGTCGACGCGGGGAACAGCAAGACGGACGTCGCCGTCGTCGCCGTTGACGGCACAGTCCTCGGCGCGGCCCGGGGCGGCGGCTTCCAGCCGCCCCGGGTGGGCGTCGAGCCCGCGGTGGACGTCCTCGCCGACGCGGCCGGGAAGGCGCTGGCGGCAGCGGGCGTCACCGACGTCGGCCATGTGTCGGCGTGCCTCGCCAACGCCGATCTCCCGGTCGAGGAGAAGCAGTTGGAGGAGGCGATCCGACGCCGGGGCTGGGCCCGGAGCGTCGACGTCCGCAACGACACCTTCGCGGTGCTGCGGGCCGGCCTGACGGAGGATGCCGAGCCGCGGGGCGTGGCCGTGGTGTGCGGCGCAGGGATCAACTGCGCGGGCATGCTGCCCGACGGCAGGACCGCGCGCTTCCCCGCCATCGGCCGTCTCTCCGGGGACTGGGGTGGCGGCGGCGGCCTGGCCGAGGAGGCGCTGTGGTTCGCCGCACGCGCCGAGGACGGCCGCGGCGAGCCCACCGCGTTGATGCGGACGCTGCCCGCCCACTTCGGGCTCCCGTCCATGTACGCCCTGATCGAAGCCCTGCACCTCGCACACCTCGCTCCGCACCGCAGGCACGAGCTGACGCCGGTGCTCTTCGCGACGGCCGCGGACGGGGACCGGGTCGCGCGTGCCGTGGTGGACCGGATGGCGGACGAGGTCGTGGCGATGTCCACCGTCGCCCTTGCCCGACTCGGCCTGCTCAAGGAGAAGGTGCCCGTGCTCCTGGGCGGCAGCGTCCTGGCGGCCCGCCACGCCCAGTTGGACGACCGCATCCGCGCCCTGCTGGCGCAGCGGGCTCCGCTGGCCGAGGTGCGGGTGGTCACCGAACGGCCCGTGCTGGGATCGGCACTGCTGGGGCTCGACGCCGTGGGGGCGGACCCGGCGGCACATGCCCGCACCAGGGCCCACTACGGGACGGCCGCCCCGCGGTGA